A genomic segment from Acipenser ruthenus chromosome 5, fAciRut3.2 maternal haplotype, whole genome shotgun sequence encodes:
- the mrpl19 gene encoding 39S ribosomal protein L19, mitochondrial isoform X1, with product MAASRKAGLSGCSFIIFSKTARSNLQQRLRSTSTRFHSSDSGDGQPPKFMPPPKPVIVDKTQAEATQRRFLSPEFIPPRQRTNPIKFVIERKDMIQRRKVLNIPEFYAGSILAVNVADPYANGKTNRFVGICTQRSGKGLGATFVLRNIIDGQGVEICYELYNPQIHQIEILKLEKRLDDNLMYLRDALPEYCTIDFNMKPVPHPANGEVPVNQLKVKMKPKPWSKRWERPKFKIQGIRFELTLSEEKIEEAKKWDQPWLEFDMLKEYDTSKIEKQTWEEVQREMSK from the exons ATGGCAGCTTCCAGAAAAGCAGGCTTGTCTGGTTGTTCATTTATAATCTTTAGTAAGACAGCGCGCAGTAACCTCCAACAAC GCTTGCGGTCAACATCAACTAGATTTCACAGTTCGGACAGCGGAGATGGACAGCCACCGAAATTCATGCCTCCACCAAAACCCGTTATTGTGGACAAGACACAAGCAGAGGCAACTCAGAGAAG gttcCTAAGTCCCGAGTTCATTCCACCCAGACAGAGAACAAACCCAATCAAATTCGTTATTGAGAGAAAGGATATGATTCAAAGGCGAAAAGTTCTGAATATTCCCGAGTTTTATGCCG gaagCATTCTTGCTGTAAATGTGGCAGACCCCTATGCCAATGGAAAAACAAACCGGTTTGTGGGTATATGCACCCAGAGATCCGGCAAAGGACTTGGAGCTACTTTTGTCCTGAGGAACATTATTGACGGGCAAG GGGTTGAGATTTGTTATGAACTCTACAATCCTCAAATCCACCAAATTGAGATACTGAAGTTAGAGAAGAGATTGGATGATAACCTGATGTATCTTCGTGATGCTTTACCAGAATATTGCACTATCGACTTTAACATGAAACCAGTGCCTCACCCTGCAAATGGAGAGGTTCCTGTCAACCAA ctgaagGTGAAAATGAAGCCTAAGCCCTGGTCGAAGCGTTGGGAGCGTCCGAAGTTTAAGATCCAGGGAATTCGTTTTGAGCTAACCCTGTCAGAAGAAAAAATTGAAGAAGCCAAGAAATGGGATCAACCCTGGCTGGAGTTTGACATGTTAAAGGAGTATGATACATCAAAGATAGAGAAACAAACCTGGGAGGAAGTGCAGAGAGAAATGAGTAAATGA
- the mrpl19 gene encoding 39S ribosomal protein L19, mitochondrial isoform X2 — protein sequence MPPPKPVIVDKTQAEATQRRFLSPEFIPPRQRTNPIKFVIERKDMIQRRKVLNIPEFYAGSILAVNVADPYANGKTNRFVGICTQRSGKGLGATFVLRNIIDGQGVEICYELYNPQIHQIEILKLEKRLDDNLMYLRDALPEYCTIDFNMKPVPHPANGEVPVNQLKVKMKPKPWSKRWERPKFKIQGIRFELTLSEEKIEEAKKWDQPWLEFDMLKEYDTSKIEKQTWEEVQREMSK from the exons ATGCCTCCACCAAAACCCGTTATTGTGGACAAGACACAAGCAGAGGCAACTCAGAGAAG gttcCTAAGTCCCGAGTTCATTCCACCCAGACAGAGAACAAACCCAATCAAATTCGTTATTGAGAGAAAGGATATGATTCAAAGGCGAAAAGTTCTGAATATTCCCGAGTTTTATGCCG gaagCATTCTTGCTGTAAATGTGGCAGACCCCTATGCCAATGGAAAAACAAACCGGTTTGTGGGTATATGCACCCAGAGATCCGGCAAAGGACTTGGAGCTACTTTTGTCCTGAGGAACATTATTGACGGGCAAG GGGTTGAGATTTGTTATGAACTCTACAATCCTCAAATCCACCAAATTGAGATACTGAAGTTAGAGAAGAGATTGGATGATAACCTGATGTATCTTCGTGATGCTTTACCAGAATATTGCACTATCGACTTTAACATGAAACCAGTGCCTCACCCTGCAAATGGAGAGGTTCCTGTCAACCAA ctgaagGTGAAAATGAAGCCTAAGCCCTGGTCGAAGCGTTGGGAGCGTCCGAAGTTTAAGATCCAGGGAATTCGTTTTGAGCTAACCCTGTCAGAAGAAAAAATTGAAGAAGCCAAGAAATGGGATCAACCCTGGCTGGAGTTTGACATGTTAAAGGAGTATGATACATCAAAGATAGAGAAACAAACCTGGGAGGAAGTGCAGAGAGAAATGAGTAAATGA